In Pseudomonas sp. R76, one genomic interval encodes:
- a CDS encoding DUF6124 family protein, whose amino-acid sequence MKKVTPNPPLNPAKDRAAFNRAIDHYLPSEGVHSVKEDLSFEDALLYTASLLHSASATALDCGEQLASPQREKILAVWHLLEVAKTTVDRSIEYLKPAKTAA is encoded by the coding sequence ATGAAAAAAGTTACGCCCAATCCCCCGCTCAATCCCGCAAAAGACCGTGCCGCATTCAACCGCGCCATCGACCATTACTTGCCCTCTGAAGGTGTTCACAGCGTTAAAGAAGACCTGAGCTTCGAAGACGCGCTGCTCTATACCGCCAGCTTGCTGCACAGTGCTTCGGCCACGGCACTGGATTGTGGTGAACAGTTGGCGAGCCCCCAACGAGAAAAGATTCTGGCGGTGTGGCATTTGCTGGAGGTTGCCAAGACCACGGTGGATCGTTCCATCGAGTATCTGAAACCGGCAAAGACAGCGGCCTAA
- a CDS encoding ArnT family glycosyltransferase, whose protein sequence is MSLWKTERGALLLLLGVSALLLLLGLGSRDLWGPETRWANIALQMLQSGDYFDPYLKGAPYYDKPLPSYWLITGFANLLGGLGPWSLRLSSVIAAWLSIWLVYLIGERLFRKGTGLIAGWMLATTFYFLFWARVATADVLTVCGVLAAVWWYWRGPDDTRLGRYTVFFLLLAATSLFKGLIGFVLPGLVLLPHLLSEHRYKRHLNLRLLAAMLIAAAFYSIPFVLSHLYGAPTYGESGLELVFKENVVRFFDPFDHMGPIYTYLIYLPAYTLPWAPCWLLGLWLALRHWRQTPPNVRWLVWGLGMLFVFFTASGSRRSYYVLPLVPFAQLLAAWWLSERLQKNPASWPRWQKGFGLTAGALLLVLGVIYPWTTGNGGVTRFAEDVQAEAVKSAPWNQWQMVLVEVDNKLPMYLQNGGKPFYYVSETQDYPRQGDSAALMAWLQKTSGQGFDPQHTIIVAQYSKEDPTPLAYLGADHKVITTQPDNGERMFQKRTSGSVAFVPSGK, encoded by the coding sequence ATGAGCTTGTGGAAAACCGAACGCGGCGCCCTGTTGTTACTGCTGGGCGTCTCGGCGTTACTCCTGCTGCTGGGCCTGGGCAGTCGCGACTTGTGGGGGCCGGAAACCCGCTGGGCCAACATCGCCTTGCAGATGTTGCAGAGCGGTGACTACTTCGACCCCTATCTGAAGGGCGCGCCCTACTACGACAAACCCCTGCCCTCCTACTGGCTGATCACCGGCTTCGCCAACCTGCTGGGCGGGCTCGGCCCGTGGTCGCTGCGCCTGTCGTCGGTGATTGCGGCGTGGCTGAGCATCTGGCTGGTGTACCTGATCGGCGAACGTCTGTTTCGCAAAGGCACCGGGCTGATTGCCGGCTGGATGCTGGCCACCACCTTCTACTTTCTGTTCTGGGCGCGCGTGGCCACCGCCGACGTGCTGACCGTGTGTGGCGTGCTGGCGGCGGTGTGGTGGTATTGGCGCGGCCCGGATGACACCCGGCTGGGGCGCTACACGGTATTTTTCCTGCTGTTGGCGGCCACCTCGTTGTTCAAAGGCTTGATCGGCTTCGTGCTGCCCGGCCTGGTGTTGTTGCCGCACCTGCTCAGCGAACACCGCTACAAGCGCCACCTCAACCTGCGCCTGTTGGCGGCGATGCTGATTGCGGCGGCGTTCTATTCGATCCCCTTCGTGCTCTCCCACCTGTATGGCGCACCCACTTACGGCGAGAGCGGGCTTGAACTGGTGTTCAAGGAAAACGTCGTGCGCTTTTTCGACCCCTTCGACCACATGGGGCCGATCTACACCTACCTGATCTACCTGCCCGCCTACACCCTGCCCTGGGCGCCGTGCTGGCTGCTCGGCTTGTGGTTGGCGCTGCGTCACTGGCGCCAAACGCCACCCAACGTACGCTGGCTGGTGTGGGGCCTGGGCATGCTGTTTGTGTTCTTCACCGCCAGTGGCAGCCGTCGCAGTTATTACGTGTTACCGCTGGTGCCGTTCGCCCAGTTGCTGGCCGCCTGGTGGCTGAGTGAACGCCTGCAGAAAAACCCGGCCAGTTGGCCACGCTGGCAAAAAGGTTTCGGCCTTACCGCCGGCGCGTTGCTGCTGGTACTCGGAGTGATCTATCCCTGGACCACCGGCAACGGCGGCGTGACCCGCTTCGCTGAAGACGTGCAAGCCGAAGCCGTCAAAAGTGCGCCGTGGAACCAGTGGCAAATGGTGCTGGTGGAAGTCGACAACAAGCTGCCGATGTACCTGCAAAATGGCGGCAAGCCGTTCTACTACGTGAGCGAAACCCAGGACTACCCCCGCCAGGGCGACAGCGCCGCGCTGATGGCCTGGCTACAGAAAACCAGCGGCCAAGGCTTCGACCCGCAGCACACCATTATCGTCGCGCAGTATTCCAAGGAAGACCCTACGCCGCTGGCCTATCTGGGGGCGGATCACAAGGTGATCACCACGCAGCCGGATAATGGCGAGCGGATGTTCCAGAAGCGTACAAGCGGCAGCGTGGCGTTTGTGCCATCGGGTAAATGA
- the arnT gene encoding lipid IV(A) 4-amino-4-deoxy-L-arabinosyltransferase, with product MTRLKPLPLLLLAFAVFYLLPMGLHGLWIPDETRYAQISQEMLLSGNWVAPHFMGVRYFEKPAAGYWLIALGQAVFGENLFGVRIASALTTGLSVVLAYLIARRLWNDPRKSFACALLYMSFGLVAGQAGYSNLDPQFTLWVNLSLVALWFALDSRTPRGRLGAWAMLGVACAMGFMTKGFLAWLLPVLIAVPYMLWQRRLGELLRYGPLAIGVAVLLCLPWVWAIHLQEPDYWRFFFWHEHIRRFSSDNAQHARAWWFFLPIMVVACLPWAALLPSTVLKAWKDKGQPSIVFLALWLLLPLFFFSLSNGKLPTYIMPCLLPLALLMGHALVELIKHGKPRAILINGLVNTVIGLVAMVGLIYLQISNPMYGHSHAEMFSLSLAFIVLLFWILANLLQAVRPLTLWAMPALGIGLLVALLPAGMPEMITDTEMPDQFVLEHMDELQQTHALISNELGSASALSWRLRRPEVAFYDTEGELRYGLKYADSIHRKVDLDSVQAWLADARQQGSVGVLMRVRSTSEHREEGQLPPGGKRYRKGALLLIIYPQLP from the coding sequence ATGACCCGTTTGAAACCCCTGCCACTGCTGCTACTCGCCTTCGCCGTGTTTTATTTACTGCCCATGGGCCTGCACGGTTTGTGGATCCCGGATGAGACCCGCTACGCCCAGATCAGCCAGGAAATGCTCCTGAGCGGCAACTGGGTCGCACCGCATTTCATGGGTGTGCGCTATTTCGAAAAACCCGCCGCCGGCTATTGGCTGATTGCCCTTGGGCAGGCGGTATTTGGTGAAAACCTGTTCGGCGTACGCATCGCCTCGGCCCTGACCACCGGCCTGAGCGTGGTGCTGGCCTACCTGATCGCACGCCGCCTGTGGAACGACCCACGCAAGAGCTTCGCCTGCGCCCTGCTCTACATGAGTTTCGGGCTGGTGGCCGGCCAAGCGGGCTACTCCAACCTCGACCCGCAGTTCACCTTGTGGGTCAACCTCAGCCTGGTCGCGCTGTGGTTTGCGTTGGACAGCCGCACACCGCGTGGCCGGCTGGGCGCCTGGGCAATGCTGGGCGTGGCGTGCGCCATGGGCTTTATGACCAAGGGTTTTCTGGCCTGGCTGTTACCGGTGCTGATCGCCGTGCCGTACATGCTATGGCAGCGCCGCCTGGGCGAGTTGCTGCGCTACGGCCCGCTGGCGATTGGCGTGGCGGTGCTGCTTTGCCTGCCGTGGGTGTGGGCGATTCATCTGCAGGAACCGGACTACTGGCGGTTCTTCTTCTGGCACGAGCATATCCGCCGCTTCTCCTCCGACAATGCCCAGCACGCGCGGGCCTGGTGGTTCTTTCTGCCGATCATGGTGGTGGCGTGCCTGCCGTGGGCCGCGCTGCTGCCCAGCACCGTGCTCAAGGCCTGGAAAGACAAAGGCCAACCGTCGATTGTGTTCCTGGCCCTATGGCTGCTGTTGCCACTGTTTTTTTTCAGCCTGAGCAACGGCAAGCTGCCCACCTATATCATGCCGTGCCTGCTGCCATTGGCGTTGCTGATGGGCCATGCGCTGGTCGAGCTGATCAAACACGGCAAGCCGCGCGCGATCCTCATCAACGGCCTGGTCAACACCGTGATCGGCCTGGTGGCAATGGTGGGGCTGATCTACCTGCAAATCAGCAACCCGATGTACGGGCACAGCCACGCCGAGATGTTCAGCCTGTCGCTGGCCTTTATCGTGCTGTTGTTCTGGATCCTGGCCAACCTGCTGCAAGCGGTTCGCCCGCTGACATTGTGGGCAATGCCGGCCCTGGGCATTGGTCTGCTGGTGGCGCTGTTGCCGGCCGGCATGCCGGAGATGATCACCGATACCGAAATGCCCGATCAGTTCGTGCTTGAACACATGGATGAATTGCAACAAACCCATGCTCTGATCAGCAATGAGTTGGGCTCGGCATCCGCCTTGTCCTGGCGCCTGCGCCGTCCTGAAGTGGCGTTTTACGACACCGAGGGCGAACTGCGCTATGGCCTCAAGTATGCCGACTCGATACACCGCAAGGTCGATCTGGACAGCGTCCAGGCATGGCTTGCCGATGCGCGCCAGCAAGGCTCGGTCGGTGTGCTGATGCGCGTCAGAAGCACCAGCGAGCACCGCGAAGAAGGGCAACTGCCACCGGGAGGCAAGCGGTATCGCAAGGGCGCCCTGCTACTGATCATCTACCCGCAGCTTCCTTAA